A genomic stretch from Chitinophagaceae bacterium includes:
- a CDS encoding T9SS type A sorting domain-containing protein, which produces MWDNGAAADVGAVTFCNGATGTSGTISSSNSLIGSVSNDAVGLNGVVALTNGNYVIASSLWDNVALTDAGAVTWVDGSVGLTGTITSSNSLVGGIADNKVGSGNVIVLSNGNYVVGSPEWDNGTPINIGAATWGNGTTGITGPVSASNSLTGTAANDNVGTGGRIKALTNGNFVVVSSNWDNGAISNAGAVTLGNGTTGISGTVSSSNSLVGSKANDAVGKQGITNLPNGNYIISSAEWDNGTIVNASAVTWDDGTTGVSGPISSANSLIGATASDFIGGDITGGGGDIITFTNGNYAITSGFWDDGGTVNAGATTWGDASVPLTGFINTCNSIIGGNNVTPVIHLPNQNVIVGGFNLLNKIVVYNPSGMSRANSLDAKTMNIAGSSPVAIIAEGNCRIIASITPNGGSSSVTGSVTAQAWVEGSVPTHAGQPFVARHYQITPAINADAATARVTLYFSQTEFDEFNAHPGSTLNLPTGSGDATGKNNLRIGKYAGTSNNGTGLPSSHSSTVSVIDPDNNDIVWNDLYNRWEVSFQVNGFSGFIVQTLATPLPLKLISFYAAKQTNDVTLNLTTENEQDCSHFNIERSTNGINFTSAGALVARNLTSKQQYQYIDANALTVFATVPKLYYRLKMVDIDGSFTYSSVQVVNLQQTSAFSIYPNPAKDVLHIQLQNNSRNLQLRINDMYGRTLKTWSISNTGTSLQLNIAELSAGYYQLEILQEKQNRQVLLVLKQ; this is translated from the coding sequence GGATAATGTTGCATTAACAGATGCAGGTGCCGTTACTTGGGTTGATGGTTCTGTAGGCTTAACAGGAACAATCACCAGCAGTAATTCTTTAGTGGGTGGCATAGCCGATAACAAAGTAGGTAGTGGCAACGTAATTGTTTTGTCAAATGGCAACTATGTAGTTGGCAGCCCCGAGTGGGACAATGGAACTCCAATTAATATTGGTGCAGCTACCTGGGGCAATGGAACAACAGGTATTACCGGGCCTGTATCTGCCAGCAACTCTTTAACAGGTACAGCAGCAAATGATAATGTGGGTACTGGGGGTAGAATCAAAGCACTTACAAATGGAAATTTTGTAGTAGTAAGTTCAAACTGGGATAATGGAGCTATTTCAAATGCAGGTGCTGTTACCTTGGGCAATGGCACAACTGGCATATCCGGAACCGTTAGTAGCAGTAATTCATTAGTGGGCAGCAAAGCAAATGATGCAGTAGGTAAGCAGGGTATAACAAATCTTCCCAATGGCAATTATATTATCAGTAGTGCCGAATGGGATAATGGAACCATTGTAAATGCCAGTGCTGTTACCTGGGACGATGGAACTACCGGGGTTAGCGGTCCTATTAGTTCTGCTAATTCATTAATAGGTGCTACAGCCAGCGATTTCATTGGCGGCGATATTACTGGTGGGGGTGGCGATATCATCACTTTTACCAATGGCAATTATGCCATCACCAGTGGTTTTTGGGATGATGGTGGAACTGTTAATGCAGGTGCTACCACCTGGGGTGATGCATCTGTACCACTTACTGGATTTATAAATACCTGCAACAGTATTATTGGAGGCAACAACGTTACCCCGGTTATTCATTTGCCCAATCAAAACGTAATAGTTGGAGGCTTTAATCTTTTAAATAAAATAGTTGTTTACAATCCATCGGGCATGAGCCGGGCCAATAGTTTAGATGCTAAAACAATGAACATAGCAGGATCGTCACCCGTAGCAATTATTGCAGAAGGTAATTGCAGAATAATTGCCAGCATTACTCCCAATGGCGGCAGCAGCTCGGTTACTGGTAGTGTTACTGCGCAAGCATGGGTTGAAGGAAGTGTACCTACACATGCAGGCCAGCCATTTGTTGCACGCCATTATCAAATTACACCGGCGATAAATGCAGATGCTGCAACTGCAAGAGTAACATTGTATTTTTCGCAAACTGAATTTGATGAGTTCAATGCACATCCGGGCAGCACACTCAACTTACCTACAGGTTCGGGTGATGCCACAGGCAAAAACAATTTACGTATTGGAAAATATGCAGGCACAAGCAACAATGGAACCGGACTTCCATCATCTCACAGCAGTACCGTTTCTGTTATTGATCCGGATAATAATGATATTGTTTGGAACGATTTGTACAACCGTTGGGAAGTAAGTTTTCAGGTAAATGGTTTTAGTGGATTTATTGTACAAACACTTGCCACACCTCTTCCATTAAAACTAATATCATTTTACGCAGCAAAACAAACGAATGATGTTACGTTGAACTTAACTACAGAGAATGAACAAGACTGCAGTCATTTCAACATAGAACGTAGTACAAATGGTATCAACTTTACTTCCGCAGGTGCACTTGTTGCACGCAATCTCACAAGCAAACAGCAGTACCAGTATATTGATGCTAATGCTTTAACAGTATTTGCAACAGTTCCTAAACTTTATTATCGCTTAAAGATGGTTGATATTGATGGCAGCTTTACTTACAGTTCTGTTCAAGTTGTCAATCTTCAACAAACATCAGCCTTCAGCATTTATCCTAACCCGGCAAAAGATGTATTACATATTCAACTGCAAAACAACAGTCGCAATCTGCAACTACGTATAAACGATATGTATGGTCGTACTTTAAAAACCTGGAGCATAAGCAATACGGGCACCTCTCTACAATTAAACATTGCAGAACTGTCCGCAGGGTATTACCAATTGGAAATATTGCAGGAAAAACAAAACCGTCAGGTGTTGCTTGTATTGAAACAGTAA
- a CDS encoding TerC family protein: MEHLFTSESIISFIVLVVLEIVLGIDNVIFVSIILNRLKSIKDQKKARRLWMITGILSRSLLLMGLGWLLSQKGKAVFTIAGKGFDLASLVMLAGGLFLIYKSVHEIHQKLEGEDPNQDPAKTKGISFGQAIGQIILIDAVFSFDSIITAGGTAKHVEIMIAAVVIAMTVMFLFSPKIAGFIHKHPTLKMLALSFLVMIGLSLVIEGWNAEAAHELHLKNYIYFGMAFSFAVEMLNMVMRNRMKAKRVVELNEPKLEEEEYKQQDDTAH, encoded by the coding sequence ATGGAACATCTTTTTACGTCAGAAAGTATTATCAGTTTTATTGTACTTGTTGTGCTTGAAATTGTACTTGGCATAGACAATGTAATTTTTGTAAGCATTATTCTTAATCGATTAAAGAGTATAAAAGATCAGAAAAAAGCCCGCAGACTCTGGATGATTACCGGAATCCTCTCCCGAAGTTTATTACTGATGGGATTAGGCTGGCTCTTATCACAAAAAGGAAAAGCTGTATTTACAATTGCAGGAAAAGGATTTGACCTTGCAAGTTTGGTGATGCTGGCAGGAGGCTTGTTCCTGATTTACAAGTCGGTTCACGAAATACATCAAAAGCTGGAAGGTGAAGATCCGAATCAGGATCCTGCAAAAACAAAAGGTATTTCGTTTGGTCAGGCTATTGGTCAAATTATATTGATTGATGCAGTCTTTTCTTTCGATAGTATCATCACAGCTGGTGGTACAGCCAAACATGTGGAAATCATGATTGCTGCGGTGGTGATTGCCATGACTGTGATGTTTTTGTTCAGTCCGAAAATTGCAGGTTTTATTCATAAACATCCCACTTTAAAAATGCTGGCACTCTCATTCTTAGTAATGATTGGATTGAGTTTAGTAATTGAAGGCTGGAATGCAGAAGCCGCACACGAATTGCACCTTAAAAATTATATTTACTTCGGCATGGCCTTCTCTTTTGCAGTAGAAATGCTGAATATGGTGATGCGTAACCGTATGAAAGCAAAACGGGTGGTAGAATTGAATGAGCCGAAGCTGGAAGAAGAAGAATACAAACAACAGGATGACACAGCGCATTAA
- a CDS encoding quinone-dependent dihydroorotate dehydrogenase, with translation MYKLIRSFFFLFDPEKVHYFAMNALNAFCSIGFLRKILASGFRPSSKKLQTEMWGLQFPNPVGLAAGFDKNASYLQELEVLGFGFVEIGTVTPLAQPGNDRPRLFRLPEDQAIINRMGFNNEGVKAVVDRLREWKEKVNSRKPIADSNDTGLSTNNPRLIIGGNIGKNKITPNEDAWKDYEICFNELFDFVDYFVVNVSSPNTPGLRELQEKDSLRKILSHLQTLRAERLKLKSDNGVQKPILLKIAPDLTQSQLDDVIDLAQEIQLDGLVAANTTISRDNLSAASSVVSRETGGLSGKPLTTRATEIVQYIHQKTNGSIPIMASGGIFTGDDAKEKFAAGASFVQVWTGFIYEGPAIAKKICNGL, from the coding sequence ATGTACAAGCTGATACGCTCCTTTTTCTTTTTGTTTGACCCTGAAAAAGTGCACTACTTCGCCATGAATGCGCTCAATGCATTTTGTTCCATTGGCTTTCTGCGGAAGATTCTTGCATCAGGCTTCAGACCATCGTCAAAAAAATTACAAACTGAAATGTGGGGACTGCAATTCCCAAATCCGGTTGGGCTTGCGGCCGGCTTTGATAAGAATGCCAGTTACCTGCAGGAACTTGAAGTGCTTGGTTTTGGTTTTGTTGAAATTGGAACTGTAACTCCATTGGCCCAGCCTGGAAATGACAGACCACGCCTGTTTCGTTTACCCGAAGATCAGGCAATTATTAACCGCATGGGATTTAATAACGAAGGAGTGAAAGCGGTGGTGGACAGATTGAGAGAATGGAAAGAAAAAGTAAATAGCCGCAAGCCGATAGCCGATAGTAATGACACAGGACTATCGACTAACAACCCCCGGCTGATTATAGGTGGTAATATTGGCAAAAACAAAATCACTCCAAACGAAGATGCATGGAAAGATTATGAAATCTGCTTTAATGAATTGTTTGATTTTGTTGATTACTTCGTAGTGAATGTAAGCAGTCCTAATACGCCCGGTTTGCGTGAACTACAGGAGAAAGATTCGCTGCGAAAAATATTATCACACCTGCAAACACTGAGAGCAGAGCGTTTAAAACTGAAGAGTGATAACGGAGTTCAAAAACCTATTCTGCTGAAGATTGCTCCGGACCTTACTCAATCACAGTTAGATGATGTCATTGACCTGGCACAGGAAATTCAGTTAGATGGATTGGTTGCGGCTAATACAACAATCAGCAGAGATAATTTAAGTGCTGCATCGTCAGTTGTGAGTCGTGAGACAGGCGGACTAAGCGGCAAGCCTCTTACAACAAGAGCAACTGAAATCGTACAGTACATTCACCAAAAAACAAATGGCAGTATTCCCATCATGGCAAGCGGAGGGATTTTTACCGGCGATGATGCGAAAGAAAAATTTGCTGCCGGTGCTTCTTTTGTGCAGGTATGGACAGGTTTCATTTATGAAGGGCCGGCCATTGCAAAGAAGATCTGTAACGGCTTATAA
- a CDS encoding acetyl-CoA C-acyltransferase, whose product MQEAYIVAGFRTAVGKSKRGVFRFTRPDDLAIDVIKGLLASVPQLDPKQVDDVIVGNAVPEAEQGLQVGRIIAARAVGVHAPGMTVNRYCASGLETIAIATAKIRMGMAECIIAGGTESMSLVPTAGWKTVPAYSIAKDEPDYYLSMGLTAEAVAKDYNVSRADQDEFAFNSHRKAKAAIENGYFKSGILPINVEEVYLDAKGKKQKRNYTVDTDEGVRADTTIEALSKLKSAFAVNGTVTAGNASQTSDGSAFVLVMSERLINQLGLKPIARLVNCVSAGVSPRIMGIGPVEAIPKVLKQAGMNLSDIDLIELNEAFASQSLAVIRELKLNPEIVNINGGAIALGHPLGCTGAKLTIQITNDMKRLNKKYGIVSACVGGGQGIAGIIENIS is encoded by the coding sequence ATGCAGGAAGCATATATCGTTGCCGGTTTCAGAACCGCTGTTGGTAAATCAAAACGGGGAGTGTTCCGTTTCACCCGTCCCGATGACCTTGCTATTGATGTGATTAAAGGTTTGCTGGCTTCAGTGCCGCAACTTGATCCCAAACAGGTGGACGATGTAATTGTGGGAAATGCTGTGCCTGAAGCCGAACAGGGATTACAGGTGGGCCGTATCATTGCAGCAAGAGCAGTAGGTGTTCATGCACCGGGTATGACGGTGAACAGGTATTGTGCCAGTGGTTTGGAAACAATTGCCATTGCCACTGCAAAGATCAGGATGGGGATGGCCGAATGTATTATTGCAGGCGGTACTGAAAGCATGAGCCTGGTTCCTACTGCCGGATGGAAAACTGTTCCTGCTTATTCTATTGCAAAAGACGAACCCGACTATTATCTCAGCATGGGATTAACAGCTGAAGCAGTTGCAAAAGATTATAATGTGAGTCGGGCAGACCAGGATGAGTTTGCATTCAACTCTCACAGGAAAGCAAAAGCTGCAATTGAAAATGGCTATTTCAAAAGCGGTATTCTTCCAATCAATGTAGAAGAAGTGTACCTCGATGCAAAAGGAAAAAAACAAAAAAGAAATTATACAGTTGATACCGATGAAGGTGTTCGTGCTGATACAACCATTGAAGCATTGAGTAAATTAAAATCTGCCTTTGCAGTAAATGGAACTGTTACTGCAGGTAACGCATCACAAACAAGTGATGGCTCTGCATTTGTACTGGTGATGAGTGAACGTTTGATCAATCAACTGGGATTAAAACCAATTGCACGTTTGGTAAATTGTGTATCAGCTGGTGTATCTCCACGCATTATGGGTATTGGTCCTGTTGAAGCTATACCAAAAGTATTGAAGCAGGCAGGAATGAACCTCAGCGATATTGATCTCATTGAATTGAACGAAGCCTTTGCTTCTCAGTCGCTGGCAGTGATTCGTGAACTGAAGCTCAACCCGGAAATAGTGAACATTAATGGAGGCGCTATTGCATTGGGTCATCCGTTGGGATGCACCGGGGCAAAACTTACTATTCAAATTACCAATGATATGAAACGGCTCAATAAAAAATATGGCATTGTTTCAGCCTGTGTTGGCGGTGGACAGGGTATTGCCGGTATCATTGAAAATATTTCGTAA
- a CDS encoding DUF1800 domain-containing protein, with amino-acid sequence MDRREFLTAGKKSSPALAIKKSITARTASGMNPYSGPWTKNEVVHLLKRTMFGAKAADVTYFAAKTMGEAVDELLNPTSALPDPPVKEYDGVTGATTPDNDVAAGATWISSVNNDGTIQSRRRASLKKWWTGAMINQDRSIREKMLLFWHNHFATETVDVGNGNLLYKHVNLMRTGALGNFKQLVRDITLDPAMLVYLNGRFNTATAPDENYGRELQELFTIGKESNPNYTEADVKAAAKVLTGWRVDTNLNTFPSYFTSSRHDSTNKVFSSFYNNTVITGRTGATAGDLEITDLLNMIFSKDLVVSRFIAKKLYRFFVYSEIDAATETNVIEPLALQLRTNNWEIKPALSLLLKSEHFFDVLNQGAQIKAPLDHIISICREWNIVFPNSVTEYADAYGMWNYIMSAAANAQQNIGDPPNVAGWPAYYQTPQYYELWVNSDTLPKRNQFSDIMIGNGYSRNGKKIVIDAVEFTKTLPNASDPNQLIIDVLDIIFQMPLSQQSRDQLKKDFLLTGQDQDYYWTNAWQAYLASPITSNFNIVNTRLRGLYKYFMNLAEYQLA; translated from the coding sequence ATGGATCGCAGAGAGTTCCTGACTGCGGGTAAGAAATCCAGCCCTGCTTTAGCCATTAAAAAATCAATTACTGCCAGAACAGCTTCGGGCATGAATCCATATTCAGGTCCATGGACTAAAAATGAAGTTGTCCATTTACTAAAGCGAACCATGTTTGGCGCAAAGGCGGCTGATGTTACTTATTTCGCCGCAAAAACAATGGGCGAGGCCGTGGATGAATTATTAAATCCAACATCTGCTTTACCCGATCCTCCCGTTAAAGAGTATGATGGTGTAACTGGCGCAACAACTCCTGATAATGATGTAGCTGCAGGAGCAACATGGATCAGCAGTGTCAACAATGATGGTACAATTCAGAGCCGCAGAAGAGCATCCCTAAAAAAATGGTGGACAGGTGCAATGATCAACCAGGACAGAAGTATCCGGGAAAAAATGTTGTTGTTCTGGCATAATCATTTTGCAACAGAAACAGTTGATGTGGGTAACGGAAATCTTCTGTACAAACATGTAAACTTGATGCGTACAGGTGCATTGGGAAATTTTAAACAATTGGTCAGGGATATTACTCTTGATCCTGCCATGCTGGTTTACCTTAATGGCCGTTTCAATACTGCAACTGCACCCGATGAAAATTATGGCCGTGAATTACAGGAGTTGTTTACAATCGGCAAAGAAAGTAATCCAAACTATACAGAGGCTGATGTAAAAGCTGCAGCAAAAGTATTGACTGGCTGGAGGGTTGATACAAACCTCAATACGTTTCCATCTTATTTTACTTCATCAAGGCACGACTCAACAAATAAAGTATTCTCTTCTTTTTATAATAATACAGTCATTACCGGAAGAACAGGCGCAACGGCAGGTGATCTTGAAATAACTGATCTGCTGAATATGATTTTCAGTAAAGATCTTGTTGTGTCAAGATTTATAGCAAAAAAACTATACCGGTTTTTTGTGTATTCAGAAATTGATGCGGCAACAGAAACCAATGTTATTGAACCGCTGGCTTTGCAGCTACGCACAAACAACTGGGAAATAAAACCGGCACTTTCTCTTTTGCTGAAAAGCGAACACTTTTTTGATGTACTTAACCAGGGTGCACAGATCAAAGCACCGCTGGATCATATTATTTCTATCTGCCGTGAATGGAATATTGTATTTCCAAACTCAGTTACTGAATATGCAGATGCTTATGGAATGTGGAACTATATAATGTCGGCAGCAGCCAATGCACAACAGAATATTGGTGATCCTCCGAATGTTGCTGGCTGGCCTGCTTATTATCAAACGCCACAGTATTATGAATTATGGGTAAATTCTGACACTCTTCCCAAACGAAACCAGTTCAGCGATATCATGATTGGAAACGGATATTCGAGAAATGGAAAAAAGATTGTGATTGATGCAGTTGAGTTTACAAAAACATTACCCAATGCAAGTGACCCCAATCAATTGATTATTGATGTACTGGATATCATTTTTCAAATGCCTTTGTCGCAGCAGTCAAGAGATCAGCTGAAGAAAGATTTCCTGCTGACAGGACAGGACCAGGATTATTACTGGACCAATGCATGGCAGGCTTATCTCGCCAGTCCAATCACATCCAACTTTAATATTGTGAATACAAGGTTGCGTGGTTTGTATAAATATTTTATGAACCTGGCAGAGTATCAATTGGCATAA
- a CDS encoding DUF1501 domain-containing protein: MKRRQFLQNTIPAAILPSLVDGFSVKVLGDNPIMAALLNTYVETDRVLVIIQLNGGNDGLNMVIPLDQYNNYFNARSNIAIAQNKVLGLTGNNAVGLHPSMTGLQSLYNDGKLRVVQAVGYPNPNFSHFRATDIWMSASNSNEEIPTGWAGRYLSDQYPNYPIGYPNTAVPDPLGIQIGSTTSLTFQGPSVNTGISITSATNFYNLINGVQDPAPATPAGDALQYVRLVAQQTNQYATRIVAAASAVPTQGVYPTGNTLADQLKIVARLVKGGLKTRVYMVSMGGFDTHSLQTNTDTSTGNHATLMQRLSDAIKAFQDDLKGMGVEDRVMGLTFSEFGRRVKSNASVGTDHGAAAPMFVFGSKVNPGVTGVNPTIPVNATVNDNVPMQYDFRSVYSTLLQNWFCVDNTTLQTIMLQNFQQLALCANGSCSGTTGVDNTNTGITLISNYPNPFTQSTTISFTTKGGHTLVQVMDVLGRVIKTPVDQEYNQPGTYKVSFDSYGLPTGVYYMRFQNGMTQQVKPMLKAR; encoded by the coding sequence ATGAAACGCAGACAATTTCTTCAAAATACAATTCCCGCCGCCATTCTTCCTTCGTTGGTTGATGGTTTTTCTGTAAAAGTGCTGGGCGATAATCCCATCATGGCAGCACTGCTGAATACTTATGTTGAAACCGACAGGGTACTGGTGATCATTCAGCTCAATGGCGGTAATGATGGATTAAACATGGTGATACCTTTAGATCAATACAATAATTATTTTAATGCAAGAAGCAATATTGCCATTGCTCAAAACAAAGTATTGGGTTTAACAGGTAACAATGCTGTTGGTCTGCATCCTTCTATGACCGGGTTGCAATCTTTGTACAATGATGGTAAGCTTCGGGTAGTGCAGGCAGTTGGTTATCCCAATCCGAATTTTTCACATTTCCGTGCTACTGATATCTGGATGAGTGCATCCAACAGTAACGAAGAAATACCAACAGGATGGGCCGGCAGATATTTAAGTGATCAGTACCCAAACTACCCGATTGGTTATCCTAATACAGCAGTACCCGATCCATTGGGTATCCAGATTGGTTCAACAACATCTTTAACTTTCCAGGGACCAAGTGTGAACACAGGGATCAGTATTACAAGTGCTACTAATTTTTATAATCTCATAAATGGTGTGCAGGATCCTGCACCGGCTACACCTGCAGGTGATGCATTACAGTATGTGCGTTTGGTTGCTCAGCAAACTAATCAGTATGCAACACGGATTGTTGCTGCTGCCAGTGCAGTTCCCACACAGGGAGTATACCCAACTGGGAATACATTAGCCGATCAGTTAAAAATTGTTGCAAGATTAGTGAAGGGCGGATTAAAAACAAGAGTCTACATGGTAAGCATGGGTGGCTTTGATACACACTCGCTGCAAACAAATACCGATACATCAACAGGTAATCATGCAACTTTAATGCAGCGTTTAAGCGATGCAATCAAAGCATTCCAGGATGATTTGAAAGGAATGGGTGTAGAGGATCGTGTAATGGGTTTAACATTTTCTGAATTTGGCCGTCGTGTAAAATCTAATGCAAGTGTTGGAACCGATCATGGTGCTGCAGCTCCCATGTTTGTATTTGGCAGCAAAGTAAATCCCGGTGTTACAGGTGTTAACCCAACTATACCTGTGAATGCAACCGTGAACGATAATGTACCCATGCAATATGATTTCAGAAGCGTGTATTCGACTCTTCTGCAGAATTGGTTTTGTGTAGATAATACAACGCTTCAAACCATCATGCTTCAAAATTTTCAACAGTTGGCTTTATGTGCCAATGGCAGTTGCTCCGGTACAACTGGAGTAGATAATACGAATACAGGAATAACCCTAATCTCGAATTATCCCAATCCGTTTACTCAATCAACAACCATCAGCTTTACAACAAAAGGTGGCCACACGTTGGTACAGGTAATGGACGTACTTGGCAGGGTAATTAAAACTCCCGTAGACCAGGAGTATAATCAGCCAGGTACTTACAAAGTAAGTTTTGATTCTTACGGATTGCCCACTGGTGTTTATTATATGCGCTTCCAAAATGGAATGACCCAACAGGTTAAACCAATGCTAAAGGCAAGATAA
- a CDS encoding DUF2721 domain-containing protein: MELSINTPALLFPAITLLMLAYTNRFLALASLVRSLHDEYNEQKQSSLIHGQIRNLHVRIRLIRNMQALGVLSFLLCVVCMYLIFKTYFVAANWVFAASLLSLLMSLIYSLMEIILSTRAIDIELSDMELKKQSLIRTMLDTEEKKS, encoded by the coding sequence ATGGAATTATCAATTAATACCCCCGCATTATTATTCCCTGCAATTACTTTACTGATGCTGGCTTATACCAACCGGTTTCTTGCACTGGCAAGCCTGGTAAGAAGTCTGCATGATGAATATAATGAACAAAAACAAAGTTCATTAATTCATGGACAGATCAGGAACCTGCATGTACGCATTCGTTTGATCAGAAATATGCAGGCACTTGGTGTACTTAGTTTTTTGCTTTGTGTAGTATGTATGTATCTAATTTTCAAAACATACTTTGTTGCAGCTAACTGGGTATTTGCTGCCAGCTTATTAAGCCTGTTGATGTCATTGATCTACTCATTGATGGAGATCATCCTAAGCACAAGAGCAATTGACATTGAGTTGAGTGATATGGAACTGAAAAAGCAAAGCCTTATCAGAACAATGCTTGATACGGAAGAAAAGAAATCTTAA
- a CDS encoding DUF983 domain-containing protein, translated as MGSSRPRPNYLWSILSMNCPRCRRGKLFKDFSAYNFKHTFDMHTECEVCKQKFDMEPGFWYGTGYVSYALAVALSVSTFVVWLVFIGVSFDDNRVLWWLLINSILLVVLQPWMMRLSRSIYLYFFIRYNEDYETTEPQKFDY; from the coding sequence ATGGGTTCGTCCAGGCCTCGTCCGAATTATTTGTGGAGTATTTTATCAATGAACTGTCCCCGTTGCAGAAGAGGTAAGCTGTTTAAAGATTTCAGTGCTTATAATTTCAAGCATACATTTGATATGCATACTGAGTGTGAAGTATGCAAACAGAAATTTGATATGGAACCCGGCTTCTGGTACGGAACAGGCTATGTGAGTTATGCACTTGCAGTTGCACTCTCTGTTTCAACATTTGTTGTCTGGCTGGTATTTATCGGCGTTTCATTCGATGACAACCGTGTGCTGTGGTGGTTGCTGATCAATTCTATTTTACTGGTTGTACTGCAGCCGTGGATGATGCGGTTGAGCCGGAGTATTTATCTCTACTTTTTTATACGGTACAATGAAGATTACGAAACAACAGAGCCGCAGAAGTTTGACTACTGA